In one Bacteroidota bacterium genomic region, the following are encoded:
- a CDS encoding HEPN domain-containing protein, with the protein MNYLNNKSKCNIKGANLLISNKLFAPSVHCSYYAVFQKIKYLYIYKSEISYEDFHEETQQHKGSSHTYLINKFVTMYGRMTNDKYKKRYLRNQIRELKASRQEADYDNKEVSSEISIEVLKKSKKIISNINKLI; encoded by the coding sequence ATGAATTATTTAAACAATAAATCAAAATGTAATATTAAAGGCGCTAATTTGTTAATTAGTAATAAATTGTTTGCACCTTCTGTGCATTGTTCTTATTATGCAGTATTTCAAAAAATCAAATATCTATATATTTACAAATCAGAAATTAGTTATGAAGATTTTCATGAAGAAACTCAGCAACATAAAGGCTCTTCACATACATATTTAATTAATAAGTTTGTTACAATGTATGGAAGAATGACAAACGATAAATATAAAAAAAGATATTTACGCAATCAAATTCGTGAATTAAAAGCATCTAGGCAGGAAGCTGACTATGATAACAAAGAAGTTAGCTCAGAGATAAGCATAGAAGTATTGAAAAAA